A single genomic interval of Cupriavidus necator harbors:
- a CDS encoding CsbD family protein, whose amino-acid sequence MNWDQIEGKWEQAKGKIKEKWGKLTDDDIAQINGKRDQLAGRIQERYGYTKERAEEEMKDWERDTRW is encoded by the coding sequence ATGAACTGGGACCAGATCGAAGGCAAGTGGGAACAAGCGAAGGGCAAGATCAAGGAGAAGTGGGGCAAGCTGACCGACGACGACATCGCGCAGATCAACGGCAAGCGTGACCAGCTTGCCGGCCGCATCCAGGAGCGCTATGGCTACACCAAGGAGCGCGCCGAGGAAGAAATGAAGGATTGGGAACGGGACACGCGCTGGTAA